ATGTGGAACATTAAATAGTGATGATGGGAAGAACAGGAAGCAGTGATGAAAGTGGATTGAAGAAGGGGCCATGGACACCAGAAGAGGACAAGATATTGGTTGATTACATTCAGAGACATGGCCATGGAAGTTGGAGAGCCCTTCCAAAGCTTGCTGGATTGAACAGATGCGGCAAGAGTTGCAGATTAAGGTGGACTAATTACCTCAGACCTGATATCAAACGTGGAAAGTTCTCTGATGAAGAAGAACAACTCATCATCAACTTGCATGCAGTTCTTGGCAACAAGTAATTTCTAAATTTCACTCTTTCAAAATATATAACTATCAATTTAGATCAAATAAACTGATAGCAGTTTGTTTTTTAATATTGACGTACTTAAAGAGGTACttagaaatgaaaactaaaccttttcaatttaattattatcCTTTTGGACTAAACTCCCTactttaagaatttaattttccaTGTACCAACAgtctaaataataataataataatactagcTAAGAAgataataactaaaattattttatttaatagttatatatttattatatttaaaattatataattattttaatgataattaataaatattaaataaaataattttaagttatttaaattgattttttattatcttttaaacATTATTAGTAAATAAGCCAATAAATTATAGTTCAAATGGCATACTCTCTCCATATTTATCTAAGAGATCGCAGATTCTCTAAATGACATAGTTTACTGTCCTAATGTTTTggatttttaaaacaaaaataaaaaaaattgacttaattaatttatattataattaattctctaaattttttcttatattatataaacTTTATGAATTAATTAGATAAATAATGAAGTGATTATTATTGATGATAGGTGGGCAGCAATAGCAAGTCATTTGCCAGGGAGAACAGATAATGAAATAAAGAATTTCTGGAACACACATTTGAAAAAGAAGCTTCTTCAAATGGGATTAGATCCAATGACACACCGTCCAAGAACAGATCACCTTAATCTCCTTACCAATCTCCAACACATTCTTGCGGCTGCTAACATTGTCACCACTTTCACAAACCCTAATCATCAAATCAACACTGCTCTAACCCTTCAAAACATGCTTCAACCCATGCCTCCTGCACCCTCCAATTTACTCAATAATCTTGGATCATCATTATCACTGCCAGATACTCTTCTTTACGAAGGTTTAGGGTTGAATGTAAATGACCATTCTACCATTCATAACATTATTTATAATGCTTCAAATTCAGCTGCTTCTTCCTCTCAGAATCAGTTCCAAAACTTTGATCAACaacagatgatgatgatgatgagtggtAGCAGAAACAATAATAATAGCAGTAATTGCTGTGAGTCTCAGAATTTTGACGAACAATTTGGTTCAACAAAtgctactactactactactacagTCACACCATCAAGTTCACTTCCAAATCTGGTTTCAGTTTCAGCCTCACCTGaacgttcttcttcttctccaaccaagaataataataataataataataatattaacagTAATTCCACCTTTGAAATCTGGGGAGATTTCATGGATGTGGATCCAAATGATGCGTATTGGAAAGATTTCATTGAGTaagttttgtttatttatttgctttaatttcccttcttctttttattatattttatgtgtctatttttaattaatctccACTTGCACttattgttcttatttttttaacaactaTGCTACATTGCTACATTGGTATAAGAAGTTTGATAATTAAGTATtggataaaatatatataaaaatatatagtgATTAATTTggtaatgaaaaaatatttttgtttctcTAATTTATCtgattatttattatataaattttgtatagctaacttatttttctctcttttgtttttactttctgtttatTTTGTAGCCAACAATCTAACCAGCCATGGTCGACAGTTCAATGAAGATCACATAATTTGATGTTTATAATATATATCAAGGCAATAATAATGGGATTGTATCATTGTTCTGTAGGATCAACATATTGTTTCATTTAGGTATATTATGTTTCATATGTATTATTATTTGACCAtggatataattttttttctcttctatcTTTTCATTCACATTTTATAGGAACTTCCATTGTATAATGATACGGACTTGTACGCCATGTAgattattataattaatgatTTACAGACTTTAGGCCCTATGATGTAAtcatttatctatttttttaatataaaatacagtAATTATATTTACCTGTTTCACTTTTTATGTGCCTGAGAAAAAAGaggtagagaaaataaatagatTAATTAGTTAAATAGAATGAAGACTTAAGTTGAAACTTGAAGAACGGGCAAAATTGAGTGAATATATCAAACGATTAGTTTTATAGAGACTAAGACACGAAATGGAAAGTATGAATACAACTGAAAATGACACATTCATATATGTTGTGACCTGTGAAGTAAAAATAGGTTCTAAATTCTAATAAAGAAACAAAGGGGACAAAACTCAAAGTCTAACTGCTCATACTATTAAATGATGGGAACACTGcctaataaaatattttgtttatgcAACAAAATTTCTCCTTCACATTAATTAGGAAGCAACATAGAAAATCTAATCTATTTAATGGTATAATTTACTCAAAAGGTGAAGTGGGTATGATCTTTCTTCTATACCGTGTTCATGATAAtcaacatttttttataaaacaaaGTCAATAGTTTTTGTTATTAGTTAGGTACGACTCTTTCTATTGATTTCGACCCAGTAGAGAAGGCAAAAAACCGATCAGAAAAATAATAATGGTAAGtgtatctaaaaaaattaactatctACCAAATAGTCCTAACATATAAAACACATATTTGACATCtcataagaaaaatattatactaatataaacaaatttgattatttatatattacagATTTATTATTCTATTACAACAAATTTGATTATTCTGATAGCTGATTATTTGATGActgatttttaatatatataaaatatttttagaaaaaataaaaataataagatgTAATATTTGTACTAGTGTGACTAGAAGAACCAAAAGATTAGTTCCGTTCATAATAGCCAAACGTTCTTATCTGGCTTCTTTGTTTCTTCGAACAAAGGAGATATCTTCAACAAGACGAAGTAGGCATTAGTTAGCAAATGAAACTGTTGATTTCATTAATATACACAGTAACACGTATTATGTATAAGAAACAAACGTTTGAACGCTCAGATATTTTCTAAGGCATTGTATCATGCATGTGACCATAATTAAGTTATTAAATCCATTCCATGCAAAGTTTAAAGTATAATATACATGTATCCATCCCATCCATTCAgcaaagagagaaaaagagagactGGCGGATGCCATCAGCAAAAAGCACAACCTTTCTCCGACCGGGGCGACGTCATGCGCTAAGAGTCAGAGAGATCACTGATGAGAGCTTAAACTTTCGGACTTTCGAAGAATTTTCGAGCTGGAAGATGATCTCAGTGCTTGATCTTACAGTCACTTCTTTCCACTCTGCTTCTGATGCCCCTTCAGTTCTATAGTCGCGCAATGCATACAACACTTGGAGCCTAGAAGGAGCTGCAAACCATACAATGTTAATCAAAGCAACTGCAAATTATAACAATGAAACTAAAGAAAGCTTTACCTCCCTCCACTAAAGACAAGTAGCTACCAGTTGAGACCATGATATAAATGAAATTCAACGTTGGAATAGGAATAACATAAGCATTAATAAACAGTGATATAGCCTCCTAATGGTATCTATAGATAATCTATTAGTTCAATTGGTGCATAAGAGTCAATGTTAGAATATGTAGGAAAGTCAATCTTATCCTCTCACAGAAATTTTACACCCCAATTCTTGATTTTGATTCATAAACTCTAAGAGAGAGGAACTGTTTACACAGCTAAAGATCATTGGAAAGCAAAAGAATAGTTCATAATTTATTTCGAAAAGATTACCTAGTCCAAACATGCTTGTCTTTTGGACTGTAATACGCTCAACTTTAGATCTTCTAATCTGACTCAAAGCCTGAAGATCTTCTTGCTTGCCCTTAAATTCGAGGAACTCACCCAACACGTACTTATTGGCCTTCAGTTCCAACCTGCAGGCCAagcaatttattttattagtaaaGAAGTCTGATTTGGAAG
The genomic region above belongs to Arachis stenosperma cultivar V10309 chromosome 5, arast.V10309.gnm1.PFL2, whole genome shotgun sequence and contains:
- the LOC130979296 gene encoding transcription factor MYB53-like yields the protein MMGRTGSSDESGLKKGPWTPEEDKILVDYIQRHGHGSWRALPKLAGLNRCGKSCRLRWTNYLRPDIKRGKFSDEEEQLIINLHAVLGNKWAAIASHLPGRTDNEIKNFWNTHLKKKLLQMGLDPMTHRPRTDHLNLLTNLQHILAAANIVTTFTNPNHQINTALTLQNMLQPMPPAPSNLLNNLGSSLSLPDTLLYEGLGLNVNDHSTIHNIIYNASNSAASSSQNQFQNFDQQQMMMMMSGSRNNNNSSNCCESQNFDEQFGSTNATTTTTTVTPSSSLPNLVSVSASPERSSSSPTKNNNNNNNNINSNSTFEIWGDFMDVDPNDAYWKDFIDQQSNQPWSTVQ